From Oreochromis aureus strain Israel breed Guangdong linkage group 4, ZZ_aureus, whole genome shotgun sequence, a single genomic window includes:
- the LOC116323211 gene encoding myosin heavy chain, fast skeletal muscle-like → MSTDAEMEQYGAAAIYLRKPERERIEAQTAPFDAKTAFFVVVPEEMYVKGKLVKKEGGKATVETEGGQTVTVKEDDIHPRNPPKFDKMEDMAMMTHLNEPAVLFNLKERYASWMIYTYSGLFCVVVNPYKWLPVYDATCVAAYRGKKRIEAPPHIFSISDNAYQFMLTDRENQSVLITGESGAGKTVNTKRVIQYFATIAALGGKKAEPTPGKMQGSLEDQIVAANPLLEAYGNAKTVRNDNSSRFGKFIRIHFGTTGKLSSADIETYLLEKSRVTFQLSAERSYHIFYQLMTGHKPELLEALLITTNPYDYPMISQGEITVKSINDVEEFIATDTAIDILGFTAEEKLSIYKLTGAVMHHGNMKFKQKQREEQAEPDGTEVADKIAYLLGLNSADMLKALCYPRVKVGNEMVTKGQTVPQVNNAVSALCKSVYEKMFLWMVIRINEMLDTKQPRQFFIGVLDIAGFEIFDFNSLEQLCINFTNEKLQQFFNHHMFVLEQEEYKKEGIQWEFIDFGMDLAACIELIEKPMGIFSILEEECMFPKASDTTFKNKLHDQHLGKTKCFEKPKPAKGKAEAHFSLVHYAGTVDYNISGWLDKNKDPLNDSVVQLYQKSSNKLMCLLYAAHAGGEEAGGGKKGGKKKGGSFQTVSALFRENLAKLMTNLRSTHPHFVRCLIPNETKTPGLMENFLVIHQLRCNGVLEGIRICRKGFPSRILYGDFKQRYKVLNASVIPEGQFIDNKKASEKLLGSIDVDHTQYMFGHTKVFFKAGLLGTLEEMRDEKLAELVTMTQALCRGYVMRKEFVKMMERRESIFSIQYNIRSFMNVKNWPWLKLYFKIKPLLKSAETEKELQNMKENYEKMQTDLATALAKKKELEEKMVGLLQEKNDLQLQVAAEVDNLSDAEERCEGLIKSKIQLEAKLKETSERLEDEEEINAELTAKKRKLEDECSELKKDIDDLELTLAKVEKEKHATENKVKNLTEEMASQDESIAKLTKEKKALQEAHQQTLDDLQAEEDKVNTLTKSKTKLEQQVDDLEGSLEQEKKLRMDLERAKRKLEGDLKLAQESIMDLENDKQQSDEKIKKKDFEISQLLSKIEDEQSLGAQLQKKIKELQARIEELEEEIEAERAARAKVEKQRADLSRELEEISERLEEAGGATAAQIEMNKKREAEFQKLRRDLEESTLQHEATAAALRKKQADTVAELGEQIDNLQRVKQKLEKEKSEYKMEIDDLSSNMEAVAKAKGNLEKMCRTLEDQLSELKAKNDENVRQLNDINAQKARLQTENGEFGRQLEEKEALVSQLTRGKQAFTQQIEELKRHVEEELKAKNALAHAVQSARHDCDLLREQFEEEQEAKAELQRGMSKANSEVAQWRSKYETDAIQRTEELEEAKKKLAQRLQDAEESIEAVNSKCASLEKTKQRLQGEVEDLMIDVERANSLAANLDKKQRNFDKVLAEWKQKYEESQAELEGAQKEARSLSTELFKMKNSYEEALDHLETMKRENKNLQQEISDLTEQIGETGKSIHELEKAKKTVETEKSEIQTALEEAEGTLEHEEAKILRIQLELNQVKGEIDRKLAEKDEEMEQIKRNSQRVIDSMQSTLDAEVRSRNDALRVKKKMEGDLNEMEIQLSHANRQAAEAQKQLRNVQGQLKDAQLHLDDAIRGQEDMKEQVAMVERRNGLMVAEIEELRAALEQTERGRKVAEQELVDASERVGLLHSQNTSLLNTKKKLEADLVQVQGEVDDAVQEARNAEEKAKKAITDAAMMAEELKKEQDTSAHLERMKKNLEVTVKDLQHRLDEAESLAMKGGKKQLQKLESRVRELETEVEAEQRRGADAVKGVRKYERRVKELTYQTEEDKKNLVRLQDLVDKLQLKVKAYKRQAEEAEEQANTHMSRLRKVQHEMEEAQERADIAESQVNKLRVKSRDAGKGEIAE, encoded by the exons ATGAGCACTGACGCGGAGATGGAGCAGTATGGCGCGGCGGCCATTTACCTCCGTAAGCCAGAGAGGGAGAGGATTGAAGCCCAGACTGCTCCATTTGATGCCAAGACGGCCTTCTTTGTGGTTGTTCCTGAAGAGATGTATGTCAAGGGCAAACTTGTCAAGAAGGAGGGTGGTAAAGCCACTGTTGAGACAGAGGGAGGACAG ACGGTCACTGTAAAGGAGGATGACATCCACCCTAGAAACCCTCCAAAGTTTGATAAGATGGAAGACATGGCCATGATGACCCACCTTAATGAGCCAGCTGTGCTGTTTAACCTCAAAGAGCGTTATGCATCATGGATGATCTAC ACCTACTCTGGGTTGTTCTGCGTTGTCGTCAATCCCTACAAGTGGCTTCCTGTATATGATGCTACATGTGTAGCAGCATATAGAGGGAAGAAGAGGATTGAGGCTCCACCCCACATCTTCTCCATCTCTGACAATGCCTATCAGTTCATGCTCACTG ATCGTGAGAACCAGTCTGTCCTGATTAC TGGAGAATCTGGTGCAGGAAAGACTGTCAACACCAAACGTGTCATCCAGTACTTTGCAACAATTGCAGCTCTTGGTGGTAAGAAGGCTGAGCCAACACCTGGCAAAATGCAG GGCTCCCTTGAGGACCAAATTGTTGCTGCCAACCCTCTTTTGGAGGCCTACGGTAATGCCAAGACTGTGAGGAATGACAACTCCTCTCGTTTT GGTAAATTCATCAGGATTCACTTCGGTACTACTGGCAAGCTGTCTTCAGCTGATATTGAAACAT ATCTGCTGGAGAAGTCCCGTGTCACCTTCCAGTTGTCTGCTGAGAGAAGCTACCATATCTTCTATCAGCTGATGACAGGCCACAAGCCTGAGCTCCTGG AGGCTCTTCTGATCACAACCAACCCATATGACTACCCAATGATCAGTCAGGGTGAAATCACAGTGAAGAGCATCAATGATGTGGAGGAGTTCATTGCAACAGAT ACTGCTATTGACATCTTAGGCTTTACTGCTGAAGAGAAGTTAAGCATCTACAAGCTGACTGGTGCTGTGATGCATCATGGCAACATGAAATTTAAGCAAAAGCAGCGTGAGGAGCAGGCTGAACCTGATGGCACTGAGG TGGCTGACAAGATTGCGTACCTATTGGGCCTGAACTCGGCTGATATGCTGAAAGCTTTGTGCTACCCAAGAGTCAAGGTTGGCAATGAGATGGTGACCAAAGGTCAGACTGTCCCACAG GTCAACAATGCTGTCTCAGCTCTGTGCAAATCTGTCTATGAGAAAATGTTCTTGTGGATGGTTATCCGTATCAATGAGATGCTGGACACAAAGCAGCCCAGACAGTTCTTCATTGGAGTGCTGGATATCGCTGGATTTGAGATCTTTGAT TTCAACAGCTTGGAGCAACTCTGCATCAACTTCACCAATGAGAAACTGCAACAGTTTTTCAACCATCACATGTTTGTCCTGGAGCAAGAGGAGTACAAGAAAGAGGGCATTCAATGGGAGTTCATTGACTTTGGTATGGACTTGGCTGCCTGCATTGAGCTTATTGAGAAG CCAATGGGCATCTTCTCCATCCTTGAAGAGGAGTGCATGTTCCCCAAGGCCTCTGACACAACTTTCAAGAACAAGCTGCACGATCAGCATCTTGGCAAGACCAAATGCTTTGAGAAGCCAAAGCCTGCAAAGGGCAAGGCTGAGGCACACTTCTCCCTGGTTCACTATGCTGGTACAGTGGACTACAAtatctctggctggctggacaaGAACAAGGACCCACTGAATGACTCAGTTGTTCAGCTCTACCAGAAGTCATCAAACAAACTGATGTGCCTCCTTTACGCAGCCCATGCTGGAGGTGAAG AGGCTGGTGGTGGCAAAAAAGGTGGTAAGAAGAAGGGCGGTTCCTTTCAGACTGTGTCTGCTCTTTTCAGA GAGAATCTGGCCAAGCTGATGACCAACTTAAGAAGCACTCATCCTCACTTTGTCCGTTGCTTGATTCCCAATGAGACAAAGACCCCAG GTCTTATGGAGAACTTCCTGGTCATCCACCAGCTGAGGTGTAACGGTGTACTGGAGGGcatcagaatctgcagaaaggGTTTCCCCAGCAGAATCCTCTATGGTGACTTCAAGCAGAG ATACAAAGTGTTGAATGCCAGTGTCATCCCTGAGGGACAGTTCATTGACAACAAGAAAGCTTCAGAGAAGCTGCTTGGCTCCATTGATGTGGATCACACACAGTACATGTTTGGGCACACTAAG GTGTTCTTCAAAGCTGGTCTGCTGGGCACTCTTGAGGAGATGAGAGATGAGAAACTGGCTGAGCTGGTGACCATGACTCAGGCTCTCTGCAGAGGATACGTCATGAGGAAAGAGTTTGTGAAGATGATGGAGAGGAG AGAATCTATCTTCTCCATCCAGTACAACATCCGTTCTTTCATGAATGTCAAGAACTGGCCATGGCTGAAACTGTACTTCAAGATCAAGCCTCTTCTGAAGAGTGCTGAGACTGAGAAGGAGCTCCAGAACATGAAGGAGAACTATGAGAAGATGCAGACAGACCTGGCTACTGCTCTGGCCAAGAAGAAGGAACTGGAAGAGAAGATGGTCGGCCTGCTGCAGGAGAAGAATGACCTGCAACTTCAAGTGGCTGCA GAAGTTGACAATCTCTCTGATGCTGAAGAAAGGTGTGAGGGGCTCATTAAGAGCAAGATCCAGCTCGAGGCCAAACTCAAAGAGACAAGTGAGAGactggaggatgaagaggaaatCAATGCTGAGCTGACTGCTAAGAagaggaagctggaggatgaatgctctgagctgaagaaggacATTGATGACTTGGAGCTCACCTTGGCCAAAGTGGAGAAGGAGAAACATGCCACAGAAAACAAG GTGAAAAACCTGACAGAGGAGATGGCATCTCAAGATGAGTCAATTGCCAAGTTAACTAAGGAGAAGAAAGCCTTACAAGAGGCACATCAGCAAACACTGGATGATCTCCAGGCAGAGGAGGACAAAGTCAACACTCTGACCAAGTCCAAGACAAAGCTGGAACAGCAAGTTGATGAT CTTGAGGGTTCACTggagcaagagaagaagctccGCATGGACCTTGAGAGAGCCAAGAGGAAGCTGGAGGGAGATCTGAAACTGGCCCAGGAATCCATAATGGATCTGGAGAATGACAAGCAGCAGTCTGACGAGAAAATCAAGAA GAAGGACTTTGAAATTAGCCAACTTCTCAGCAAAATTGAAGATGAGCAGTCTCTTGGTGCTCAACTTCAGAAGAAGATCAAAGAACTTCAG GCTCGTATTGAGGAGCTGGAAGAGGAGATTGAGGCTGAGAGGGCAGCTCGGGCTAAGGTAGAGAAGCAGAGAGCCGACCTCTCCAGGGAGCTTGAAGAGATCAGCGAGAGGCTCGAGGAAGCTGGTGGAGCAACAGCTGCTCAGATTGAGATGAACAAGAAGCGAGAGGCTGAGTTCCAGAAACTGCGTCGTGATCTTGAGGAATCAACTCTGCAGCATGAAGCTACTGCAGCAGCTCTCCGTAAGAAGCAGGCTGACACTGTTGCAGAGCTCGGAGAGCAGATCGACAACCTTCAGCGTGTCaaacagaagctggagaaaGAGAAGAGCGAGTACAAGATGGAGATCGATGACCTCTCCAGCAACATGGAGGCTGTTGCTAAAGCAAAG GGCAACTTGGAGAAAATGTGCAGGACTCTTGAGGATCAACTAAGTGAACTCAAAGCCAAAAACGATGAGAATGTTCGTCAGTTGAATGACATTAATGCACAGAAGGCGAGACTACAAACAGAGAATG GTGAGTTCGGACGCCAGCTTGAGGAGAAAGAAGCTCTTGTTTCTCAGCTCACAAGGGGCAAGCAGGCCTTCACTCAGCAGATTGAGGAGCTGAAGAGACACGTTGAGGAGGAATTGAAG GCCAAGAACGCCCTGGCTCATGCTGTTCAGTCAGCACGTCATGACTGTGATCTGCTCAGAGAGCAGtttgaggaggagcaggaggccaAGGCTGAGCTGCAGCGAGGAATGTCCAAGGCTAACAGTGAGGTGGCTCAGTGGCGATCCAAATATGAGACTGATGCTATCCAGCGCACTGAGGAGCTGGAGGAAGCCAA GAAAAAGCTTGCCCAGCGCCTGCAGGACGCTGAGGAATCCATTGAGGCTGTGAACTCCAAGTGTGCCTCACTGGAGAAGACCAAGCAGAGGCTGCAGGGTGAGGTGGAGGACCTCATGATTGATGTGGAGAGAGCTAATTCTCTGGCTGCCAACCTTGACAAGAAGCAGAGGAACTTTGATAAG GTCCTGGCAGAATGGAAGCAGAAGTATGAGGAGAGCCAGGCAGAGCTGGAAGGAGCACAAAAGGAGGCTCGTTCTCTCAGCACTGAGTTGTTCAAGATGAAGAACTCATATGAAGAGGCTCTGGATCATCTTGAGACCATGAAGAGAGAGAACAAGAACCTGCAGC AGGAGATCTCAGATCTGACTGAGCAGATTGGTGAGACAGGAAAGAGCATCCATGAGCTGGAAAAGGCCAAGAAGACTGTTGAGACTGAGAAGTCTGAAATTCAGACAGCTCTGGAGGAAGCTGAG ggAACTCTGGAGCATGAGGAGGCCAAGATACTTCGTATTCAGCTTGAGCTAAACCAGGTAAAAGGTGAGATTGACAGGAAGCTGGCAGAGAAGGATGAGGAGATGGAGCAGATCAAGAGGAACAGCCAGAGGGTGATTGACTCCATGCAGAGCACTCTTGATGCTGAGGTCAGGAGCAGGAATGATGCCCTGAGAGTCAAGAAGAAGATGGAGGGAGACCTGAATGAGATGGAGATTCAGCTGAGCCATGCCAACAGACAGGCTGCTGAGGCCCAGAAACAACTGAGGAATGTCCAAGGACAGCTCAAG GATGCCCAACTGCACCTGGATGACGCAATCAGAGGACAGGAAGACATGAAGGAGCAGGTCGCCATGGTGGAGCGCAGAAATGGTCTGATGGTGGCTGAGATTGAGGAGCTGAGAGCCGCTCTggagcagacagagagaggacgCAAAGTAGCTGAGCAGGAGTTGGTTGATGCTAGCGAGCGTGTTGGACTGCTTCACTCTCAG AACACCAGTCTTTTGAACACCAAGAAGAAGCTGGAGGCTGACCTTGTCCAGGTTCAGGGTGAGGTGGATGATGCTGTTCAAGAAGCAAGAAATGCTGAGGAGAAGGCCAAAAAGGCTATCACTGAT GCTGCCATGATGGCTGAGGAACTGAAGAAGGAGCAGGACACCAGTGCTCACCTGGAGAGGATGAAGAAGAACCTGGAGGTCACAGTCAAGGACCTGCAGCACCGTCTGGATGAGGCAGAGAGCCTCGCCATGAAGGGTGGCAAGAAGCAGCTCCAGAAACTGGAGTCCAGG GTCCGTGAACTAGAAACTGAAGTTGAAGCTGAGCAGAGACGTGGAGCTGATGCTGTTAAAGGAGTCCGTAAATATGAGAGGAGAGTGAAGGAGCTCACCTACCAG ACTGAGGAGGACAAGAAGAATTTGGTCAGACTTCAGgatctggtggacaaactgcaGCTCAAAGTCAAGGCTTACAAGAGACAGGCTGAGGAGGCT GAGGAACAGGCCAACACCCACATGTCCAGACTGAGAAAGGTCCAGCATGAGATGGAGGAAGCTCAGGAACGTGCTGACATTGCTGAATCTCAGGTCAACAAACTGAGAGTCAAGAGCCGTGATGCTGGAAAG ggtGAAATCGCTGAATAA